The proteins below are encoded in one region of Aquisphaera giovannonii:
- a CDS encoding heavy metal translocating P-type ATPase, whose product MSQSRCTLNVQGLDCPNEVAILRDALRGMPGVRDLGFDLINGLMTVDYEAGVTSPDAVLRRVTEKARMQASLVGAAEAPGEPQASWWARNGRWASTAGAGVALGVGTAIDWLGPRLGADSGMAARAAVWCYALAVLCGGVWLYPRAVRALGRLRLDIDVLMGLAILGAIGLGQWDEAATVAFLFGLSESLEAMSLERARRAIRGLLEVAPRAAERIGPDGKVEAIDASLIAKGDRLLVRAGDTIPSDARIVKGRSGVDQKAITGESVPVDRGPGDPVYAGTVNGDGALEVEASGPVSDSLIARIVQQVRAAQAGRAPVERRIGRFAAVYTPAVVAVALLVLLGPPLGSWASTGALPAWPLWHEWFYKALVILVIACPCALVIATPVAVVSGLAAAARGGVLIKGGEFLEEVGRLRALAFDKTGTLTLGRPDVVEVVSASGPDEGGRDEVLRIAAALGDRGGHVLGKAIARHARDLRLDVPAADDYRAIPGKGALGTVGSVEYHLGSHRYIDEAGLCHPGFHDELGEAEKSAGTAVAVTASSGPVGWIRLADSPRPEAADVLAQLHGLGLRTIMLTGDNARTAAAMASQLGVGEQRAELLPADKVSAISDLASTHGPTGMVGDGVNDAPALAAAAVSVSLGGISSGAALETADIILMADDLGRLPWLIRLSRSTLANIRQNIVLALATKAVVLALAVAGRANLWMAIAADVGTTLVVVANSLRLLRTRP is encoded by the coding sequence ATGAGCCAATCGCGGTGCACGCTCAACGTGCAGGGCCTGGACTGCCCGAACGAGGTCGCCATCCTGCGCGACGCCCTGCGCGGGATGCCCGGCGTCCGGGACCTCGGATTCGACCTGATCAACGGCCTCATGACGGTCGATTACGAGGCCGGCGTGACCTCGCCGGATGCGGTCCTCCGCCGGGTGACGGAGAAGGCCCGCATGCAGGCGAGCCTCGTGGGGGCGGCGGAGGCCCCGGGCGAGCCCCAGGCCTCGTGGTGGGCCCGGAACGGCCGCTGGGCGTCCACGGCGGGGGCCGGGGTCGCGCTGGGAGTCGGCACGGCGATCGACTGGCTGGGGCCGAGGCTGGGTGCGGACTCCGGGATGGCGGCCCGGGCGGCGGTCTGGTGCTACGCGCTCGCGGTCCTCTGCGGCGGCGTCTGGCTGTATCCCCGGGCGGTGCGGGCCCTGGGCCGGCTGCGGCTGGACATCGACGTCCTGATGGGCCTGGCGATCCTCGGGGCGATCGGCCTGGGCCAGTGGGACGAGGCGGCGACGGTGGCCTTCCTCTTCGGCCTGTCGGAGTCGCTGGAGGCGATGAGCCTGGAGCGGGCCCGCCGGGCGATCCGAGGGCTGCTCGAGGTCGCGCCCCGGGCCGCGGAGCGGATCGGGCCCGACGGCAAGGTGGAGGCCATCGACGCGTCCCTCATCGCCAAGGGGGACCGGCTGCTCGTCCGCGCGGGGGACACGATCCCGAGCGACGCCCGGATCGTCAAGGGCCGCTCGGGCGTGGACCAGAAGGCGATCACCGGGGAGTCGGTCCCGGTCGACCGGGGGCCCGGCGACCCGGTCTACGCGGGGACGGTCAACGGCGACGGGGCGCTCGAGGTCGAGGCGTCCGGGCCGGTCTCCGACTCGCTCATCGCGCGGATCGTCCAGCAGGTCCGGGCCGCGCAGGCGGGCCGGGCGCCTGTGGAGCGCCGGATCGGCCGGTTCGCGGCCGTGTACACGCCGGCCGTGGTGGCGGTCGCGCTGCTCGTGCTCCTGGGCCCGCCGCTCGGCTCGTGGGCCTCGACGGGGGCGTTGCCGGCCTGGCCGCTCTGGCACGAGTGGTTCTACAAGGCGCTGGTCATCCTGGTGATCGCCTGCCCGTGCGCCCTGGTGATCGCCACGCCGGTGGCCGTGGTCAGCGGCCTGGCCGCCGCGGCGCGCGGGGGCGTGCTGATCAAGGGGGGCGAGTTCCTGGAGGAGGTCGGCCGGCTGCGGGCGCTCGCCTTCGACAAGACGGGGACGCTCACCCTGGGCCGGCCGGACGTCGTGGAGGTCGTCTCCGCCTCCGGGCCGGACGAGGGCGGCCGGGACGAGGTCCTGCGGATCGCCGCGGCGCTCGGGGACCGCGGCGGGCACGTCCTGGGCAAGGCGATCGCCCGCCACGCGCGGGACCTCCGCCTGGACGTCCCGGCGGCCGACGACTACCGGGCCATCCCGGGGAAGGGGGCCCTCGGGACCGTGGGCTCGGTGGAGTATCACCTCGGGAGCCACCGCTACATCGACGAGGCCGGGCTCTGCCACCCGGGCTTCCACGACGAGCTCGGCGAGGCGGAGAAGTCCGCGGGAACGGCGGTGGCGGTGACGGCCTCCTCCGGCCCGGTCGGCTGGATCCGCCTGGCCGACAGCCCCCGCCCGGAGGCGGCCGACGTCCTGGCCCAGCTCCACGGGCTGGGCCTCCGGACGATCATGCTCACCGGCGACAACGCGCGGACGGCCGCGGCGATGGCCTCGCAGCTCGGCGTCGGCGAGCAGCGGGCGGAGCTGCTGCCGGCGGACAAGGTCTCGGCGATCTCCGACCTGGCCTCCACGCACGGCCCGACCGGCATGGTCGGCGACGGCGTGAACGACGCCCCCGCCCTGGCCGCCGCCGCCGTGAGCGTCTCGCTGGGCGGCATCTCCAGCGGGGCGGCGCTGGAGACCGCGGACATCATCCTCATGGCCGACGACCTGGGGCGGCTCCCCTGGCTGATCCGCCTCAGCCGCTCCACCCTGGCCAACATCCGCCAGAACATCGTCCTGGCCCTGGCGACCAAGGCCGTCGTCCTGGCGCTCGCCGTGGCGGGCCGGGCCAACCTGTGGATGGCCATCGCCGCCGACGTCGGCACCACCCTGGTCGTCGTCGCCAACTCCCTCCGCCTGCTCCGCACGCGGCCTTGA
- a CDS encoding quinone oxidoreductase family protein — MPKAIRLTQTGGPEVLRWEEVEVGEPGEGQARIRHTAVGVNYIDTYHRSGLYPIPLPGGLGSEAAGVVEAVGPGVTAVKPGDRVAYAGGPPGSYAEARLIPAHLLVHVPEGIADDVAAAIMLKGMTSQYLIRRTYPVKAGETVLFHAAAGGVGLIACQWLKAIGATVIGTVGSDAKAEIARAHGCDHVIISTREDIPARVKEITGGAKVPVVYDSVGKDTFLASLDCLKPLGLMVSFGNASGKVEPFDIGILSAKGSLYLTRPTLASYTATRADLEATAKDVFDAILAGTIKVEIRHRYGLADAAQVHRDLEGRKTVGSIVMTP; from the coding sequence ATGCCGAAAGCCATCCGCCTGACGCAGACGGGCGGGCCCGAGGTGCTCCGGTGGGAGGAGGTCGAGGTCGGCGAGCCGGGCGAGGGGCAGGCCCGGATCCGTCACACGGCGGTCGGGGTCAATTATATCGACACCTATCACCGCTCGGGCCTGTACCCGATCCCGCTGCCGGGCGGGCTGGGGAGCGAGGCGGCCGGGGTGGTGGAGGCGGTCGGGCCGGGTGTGACCGCGGTGAAGCCCGGGGACCGCGTGGCGTATGCCGGAGGGCCGCCGGGGTCGTACGCCGAGGCCCGGCTGATCCCGGCGCACCTGCTGGTGCACGTCCCCGAGGGCATCGCGGACGACGTCGCCGCGGCGATCATGCTCAAGGGGATGACGTCGCAGTACCTGATCCGCCGGACGTACCCGGTGAAGGCCGGCGAGACGGTCCTCTTCCACGCGGCGGCCGGGGGCGTGGGGCTGATCGCCTGCCAGTGGCTCAAGGCGATCGGCGCGACGGTGATCGGCACCGTCGGCTCGGACGCGAAGGCGGAGATCGCCCGCGCCCACGGCTGCGACCACGTGATTATCTCGACGAGGGAGGACATCCCCGCGAGGGTCAAGGAGATCACCGGCGGGGCGAAGGTGCCCGTCGTCTACGACTCGGTCGGGAAGGACACGTTCCTCGCGTCGCTCGACTGCCTGAAGCCGCTGGGCCTGATGGTCAGCTTCGGCAACGCGTCGGGCAAGGTCGAGCCGTTCGACATCGGCATCCTCTCGGCCAAGGGCTCGCTCTACCTGACGAGGCCGACCCTGGCGAGCTACACCGCCACGCGGGCCGACCTGGAGGCGACCGCGAAGGACGTCTTCGACGCGATCCTCGCCGGCACGATCAAGGTCGAGATCCGCCACCGCTACGGGCTCGCCGACGCCGCCCAGGTCCACCGCGACCTGGAGGGCCGCAAGACGGTCGGGTCGATCGTCATGACGCCGTAG
- a CDS encoding glycoside hydrolase family 127 protein codes for MDRSRPRPVVLALTLASLGLGVGAMGQSRAADAAAAERVSTPAELYPLTSVRLLDGPFTAAVESNRRYLLAVDPDRLLEPFRREAGLKPRKPPYGNWESGGLDGHIAGHYLSALANMIAAGQDTKDGELRRRLDHMVDELDACQQKNGDGYVGGVPGGRALWKEVASGNVGAVNRKWVPWYNVHKTFAGLRDAYLVAGNAKARDVLLRLGDWVGRVTGGLSDAQMQRMLGQEHGGMNEVLADVCAITGDEKYLKLARRFSHRAVLDPLGRGEDRLTGLHANTQIPKVVGLERIATLAGDTQADAGARFFWETVSGRRSVAFGGNSVSEHFNDPKDFHGLLEHREGPETCNTYNMLRLTEQLFDAGPRAAYADYYERALFNHILASIHPDVPGYVYFTPIRPGHYRVYSQPDKGFWCCVGSGMENPGKYGRFIYARAKDGLYVNLFLASELDAPELGLKLRQETAFPDEERTRLTLHLERPSTFTLHVRNPGWTAPGAFAVEVNGEPVKVDSAPSSYAAIRREWKDGDRVEVRLPMRTTAEGLPDGSAWYAILRGPIVLASPSGTDHLDGLRAGAGRGDHIAGGPYVPLDATPALLTTAAELPSHVVPDPSAGPLRFRLMDVVEPPTKDGLPLLPFFRLHDARYQMYWPLTTRAELAARKERLAAAEREKLARDAATIDFVAVGEQQPEADHGLAGEGMDSGTFQGRRWRHGRWFQYTLRTRGAKAAELAITYSGWDRGRDFDVLANGRTLATVHLDGSRRGRFFEARYPIPADLLAAAPDGRLTIKLAAPSGLAGGIFDIRLLRPDAPGARPTTGSSD; via the coding sequence ATGGACCGATCCCGCCCCCGACCCGTCGTCCTGGCCCTGACGCTGGCGAGCCTCGGGCTCGGCGTCGGGGCGATGGGGCAGTCCCGCGCGGCGGACGCCGCCGCGGCGGAGCGTGTCTCAACGCCCGCGGAGCTGTACCCTCTGACATCCGTCCGCCTGCTCGACGGCCCGTTCACGGCGGCGGTGGAGTCGAACCGCAGGTACCTGCTCGCGGTCGATCCGGACCGGCTGCTCGAGCCCTTCCGACGCGAGGCCGGCCTGAAGCCGCGGAAGCCGCCGTACGGGAACTGGGAGAGCGGCGGGCTGGACGGGCACATCGCGGGGCATTACCTCTCCGCGCTGGCGAACATGATCGCCGCCGGGCAGGACACGAAGGACGGCGAACTCCGCCGCAGGCTAGACCACATGGTGGACGAGCTGGACGCCTGCCAGCAGAAGAACGGCGACGGCTACGTCGGCGGGGTGCCCGGAGGTCGGGCACTATGGAAGGAGGTCGCCTCGGGCAACGTCGGCGCCGTGAACCGCAAATGGGTGCCCTGGTACAACGTCCACAAGACCTTCGCCGGGCTCCGGGACGCCTACCTCGTCGCCGGCAACGCGAAGGCCCGCGACGTGCTCCTCCGCCTGGGCGACTGGGTCGGCCGCGTCACGGGGGGGCTCTCCGATGCCCAGATGCAGCGGATGCTCGGCCAGGAGCACGGCGGCATGAACGAGGTTCTCGCGGACGTCTGCGCCATCACGGGGGACGAAAAATACCTCAAGCTCGCGCGGCGGTTCAGCCACCGGGCCGTGCTCGACCCGCTGGGGCGAGGGGAGGACCGCCTCACCGGGCTGCACGCGAACACGCAGATCCCCAAGGTCGTCGGCCTGGAGCGCATCGCCACGCTCGCCGGGGACACGCAGGCGGACGCCGGGGCCCGGTTCTTCTGGGAGACCGTCAGCGGGCGCCGCTCGGTCGCCTTCGGCGGGAACAGCGTGTCGGAGCACTTCAACGACCCGAAGGATTTTCATGGCCTGCTCGAGCACCGCGAGGGGCCGGAGACCTGCAACACCTACAACATGCTCCGCCTGACCGAGCAACTCTTCGACGCCGGCCCGAGGGCGGCCTACGCGGACTACTACGAGCGGGCCCTCTTCAACCACATCCTCGCCTCGATCCACCCGGATGTCCCCGGCTACGTCTACTTCACGCCGATCCGGCCGGGGCACTACCGCGTCTACTCGCAGCCGGACAAGGGCTTCTGGTGCTGCGTCGGGTCGGGCATGGAGAACCCCGGCAAGTACGGCCGCTTCATCTACGCCCGCGCCAAGGACGGGCTGTACGTCAACCTCTTCCTCGCGTCCGAGCTCGACGCCCCGGAGCTCGGCCTGAAGCTGCGGCAGGAGACGGCCTTCCCGGACGAGGAGCGGACGAGGCTGACCCTGCATCTCGAGCGGCCCTCGACCTTCACGCTGCACGTCCGCAATCCGGGCTGGACCGCCCCCGGGGCCTTCGCCGTCGAGGTCAACGGCGAGCCCGTGAAGGTTGACTCCGCCCCGTCGTCGTACGCCGCGATCCGCCGCGAGTGGAAGGACGGCGACCGCGTGGAGGTCCGCCTGCCGATGCGGACGACCGCGGAGGGCCTGCCCGACGGCTCGGCCTGGTACGCGATCCTCCGCGGCCCGATCGTGCTGGCGTCGCCGAGCGGGACCGATCACCTGGACGGCCTCCGCGCCGGGGCCGGCCGGGGCGACCACATCGCCGGCGGGCCGTACGTCCCGCTGGACGCGACGCCGGCCCTGCTGACGACCGCGGCCGAGCTACCCTCGCACGTCGTCCCCGACCCATCCGCCGGCCCGCTCCGGTTCCGCCTGATGGACGTCGTCGAGCCGCCGACGAAGGACGGCCTGCCGCTCCTGCCCTTCTTCCGCCTGCACGACGCCCGCTACCAGATGTACTGGCCGCTCACGACCCGTGCGGAGCTGGCCGCGAGGAAGGAGCGCCTGGCGGCGGCCGAGAGAGAGAAGCTCGCCCGCGACGCCGCCACCATCGACTTCGTCGCCGTCGGCGAGCAGCAGCCCGAGGCCGATCACGGCCTGGCCGGCGAGGGGATGGATTCCGGCACCTTCCAGGGCCGCCGCTGGCGCCACGGCCGATGGTTCCAGTACACGCTCCGGACCCGGGGCGCGAAGGCCGCCGAGCTCGCCATCACCTACTCGGGCTGGGACCGCGGCCGCGACTTCGACGTCCTCGCCAACGGCAGGACCCTCGCCACCGTGCACCTGGACGGCTCGCGGCGCGGCCGGTTCTTCGAGGCCCGCTACCCGATCCCGGCCGACCTCCTCGCGGCCGCGCCCGACGGCCGCCTCACCATCAAGCTCGCCGCCCCGTCCGGCCTGGCCGGCGGCATCTTCGACATCCGCCTCCTCCGCCCCGACGCACCCGGCGCGAGGCCGACGACGGGCTCATCCGATTGA
- the gltX gene encoding glutamate--tRNA ligase produces MTVRTRFAPSPTGYLHIGGVRTALFNWLLARHSGGQFLLRIDDTDAERHVEEATKKILDGFRWIGIDWDEGPEVGGMYGPYFQSQRKDKYKAAVQALIDAGHVYRDYSTEAERAAEKSAAEKAKRAYRFRRLPATDEQLAQYEREGRPYALRFQVPTGRTLVLNDLIKGEVSFSTDEIGDFVIVRPDGSPLYNFATVVDDADMKITHVVRAEEHLSNTFPQLLVFEALGVPLPAFAHIPYVAEPGSKTKMSKRKTEEYEKKGVLVYLHQYIERGYLPDAVLNYLSRLGWSYDASQEIFTRAELIEKFTLDRVNSAPASHDQDKLFWIEGEWMKTLPIEQKVAGVLPFLRAEGLLSDPDGDADRGRIEAVILALGDRLKVFSDILKLGRYFFTKELTYDVDAVKKRLRKEGVPQMLRELDEVLAGVEPYDLATLEKAVHEYAERTGRKMGDVVNPLRVATTGQGVGPGLYDCLFILGREACRARIAGTIAMLEAGGQG; encoded by the coding sequence ATGACTGTACGCACCCGGTTCGCACCCAGCCCCACCGGCTATCTCCACATCGGCGGGGTGCGGACGGCCCTGTTCAACTGGCTATTGGCGCGCCACTCCGGCGGCCAGTTCCTCCTCCGGATCGACGACACCGACGCCGAGCGGCACGTCGAGGAGGCCACGAAGAAGATCCTCGACGGCTTCCGCTGGATCGGCATCGACTGGGACGAGGGGCCGGAAGTCGGCGGGATGTACGGGCCGTATTTCCAGTCCCAGCGCAAGGATAAGTACAAGGCCGCCGTCCAGGCCCTCATCGACGCCGGCCACGTCTACCGGGACTACAGCACCGAGGCCGAGCGCGCCGCCGAGAAGTCCGCCGCGGAGAAGGCCAAGCGGGCCTACCGCTTCCGCCGCCTGCCCGCGACCGACGAGCAGCTCGCCCAGTACGAGAGGGAGGGCCGGCCCTATGCCCTCCGCTTCCAGGTGCCGACCGGCCGCACGCTGGTGCTCAACGACCTGATCAAGGGCGAGGTTTCGTTCTCGACCGACGAGATCGGCGACTTCGTGATCGTCCGCCCCGACGGCTCGCCGCTGTACAACTTCGCGACCGTCGTGGACGACGCCGACATGAAGATCACCCACGTCGTCCGCGCCGAGGAGCACCTGTCCAACACCTTCCCCCAGCTCCTCGTCTTCGAGGCCCTGGGCGTCCCCCTGCCCGCCTTCGCCCACATCCCGTACGTCGCGGAGCCCGGCTCCAAGACGAAGATGTCCAAGCGGAAGACCGAGGAGTACGAGAAGAAGGGCGTGCTCGTCTACCTCCACCAGTACATCGAGCGCGGGTACCTGCCGGACGCGGTGCTCAACTACCTGTCGCGCCTCGGCTGGAGCTACGACGCTTCCCAGGAGATCTTCACCCGCGCCGAGCTCATCGAGAAGTTCACCCTCGACCGCGTGAACAGCGCGCCGGCCAGCCACGACCAGGACAAGCTCTTCTGGATCGAGGGCGAGTGGATGAAGACCCTCCCCATCGAGCAGAAGGTCGCCGGCGTGCTCCCGTTCCTCCGCGCCGAGGGGCTCCTCTCCGACCCCGACGGCGACGCCGACCGCGGCCGGATCGAGGCCGTGATCCTGGCCCTGGGCGACCGGCTCAAGGTCTTCTCCGACATCCTCAAGCTCGGCCGCTACTTCTTCACGAAGGAGCTGACGTACGACGTCGACGCGGTGAAGAAGCGGCTCCGCAAGGAGGGCGTGCCGCAGATGCTCCGCGAGCTCGACGAGGTCCTCGCCGGGGTGGAGCCCTACGACCTGGCCACGCTGGAGAAGGCCGTCCACGAGTACGCCGAGCGCACCGGCCGGAAGATGGGCGACGTGGTCAACCCGCTCCGCGTGGCGACGACCGGCCAGGGCGTCGGCCCGGGCCTGTACGACTGCCTCTTCATCCTCGGCCGCGAGGCCTGCCGCGCCCGGATCGCCGGGACGATCGCCATGCTCGAGGCGGGCGGCCAGGGCTGA
- a CDS encoding carbohydrate kinase family protein — MRIFVTGSIAYDYIMVFPGKFRDHILADKMHVLSVSFLVDSLQRRRGGTAANIAYNLALLGERPVLVATVGEDFGDYRAQLEAAGVDTAGAKVVPAETTASCFVNTDLQDNQIIAFYPGAMAKAATVSPAELGAGKGDMVIIAPNDPAAIARYVEECTAAGVPYLYDPSMQLPRLTKADLEAGCKGAKILAGNDYEFGMMAEKMEIPEADLRKRVPITVMTRGEAGSLITVDGQEHEIPPAKPEKVEDPTGAGDAFRAGFMAGYRRGFSWPVVGRLAALTAVYAIEHRGPQEHSYTTDEFLARYKANFGGSDEAESLRSAKG, encoded by the coding sequence ATGCGGATCTTCGTCACGGGCTCGATTGCTTACGACTACATCATGGTGTTCCCGGGCAAGTTCCGGGACCACATCCTCGCGGACAAGATGCACGTCCTGAGCGTGTCGTTCCTGGTGGACTCGCTCCAGCGGCGGCGGGGCGGGACGGCGGCGAACATCGCGTACAACCTCGCCCTGCTCGGCGAGAGGCCGGTCCTCGTGGCCACCGTCGGCGAGGACTTCGGCGACTACCGCGCGCAGCTCGAGGCCGCCGGCGTGGACACCGCCGGGGCGAAGGTCGTCCCCGCCGAGACCACGGCCTCGTGCTTCGTGAACACCGACCTCCAGGACAACCAGATCATCGCCTTCTACCCCGGCGCCATGGCGAAGGCCGCGACGGTCTCCCCGGCCGAGCTGGGCGCGGGCAAGGGTGACATGGTCATCATCGCCCCGAACGACCCGGCGGCCATCGCCCGGTACGTCGAGGAGTGCACCGCGGCCGGCGTCCCGTACCTGTACGACCCGTCGATGCAGCTCCCCCGCCTCACCAAGGCCGACCTCGAGGCCGGCTGCAAGGGGGCGAAGATCCTCGCCGGCAACGACTACGAGTTCGGCATGATGGCCGAGAAGATGGAGATCCCCGAGGCCGACCTCCGGAAGCGGGTGCCGATCACCGTCATGACCCGCGGCGAGGCCGGCTCCTTGATCACCGTGGACGGCCAGGAGCACGAGATCCCGCCGGCGAAGCCCGAGAAGGTCGAGGACCCCACCGGCGCCGGCGACGCCTTCCGCGCGGGCTTCATGGCCGGCTACCGCCGCGGCTTCTCCTGGCCGGTCGTCGGCCGCCTCGCGGCGCTCACCGCCGTCTACGCGATCGAGCACCGCGGCCCCCAGGAGCACTCCTACACGACCGACGAGTTCCTGGCCCGCTACAAGGCGAACTTCGGCGGCTCCGACGAGGCCGAGTCGCTGCGGTCGGCGAAGGGCTGA
- the aat gene encoding leucyl/phenylalanyl-tRNA--protein transferase yields MPVFRLGPEPIFPPPALADPEGILAIGGDLEPGRLLAAYREGIFPWYEAGGPILWWSPDPRAVLFLDELKVSRRLARTIRSGRFETRHDTAFAAVIRACAEASRPGEDGTWITAEMQRAYIRLHELGHAHSTEAWRDGKLVGGIYGVRVGRCFCGESMFHAETDASKVALVALVGRLKAEGVTMMDCQVASGHMLSLGAREIPRRRFLEELAAGLRADGSTE; encoded by the coding sequence ATGCCGGTCTTCCGCCTCGGCCCCGAGCCGATCTTCCCGCCGCCGGCGCTCGCCGATCCCGAGGGGATCCTCGCGATCGGCGGCGACCTCGAGCCGGGGAGGCTGCTGGCCGCCTACCGCGAGGGCATCTTCCCCTGGTACGAGGCCGGCGGACCGATCCTCTGGTGGTCGCCGGATCCCCGGGCGGTCCTCTTCCTCGACGAGCTGAAGGTGAGCCGCCGCCTCGCCCGGACGATCCGCTCGGGGCGGTTCGAGACCCGCCACGACACCGCCTTCGCCGCCGTCATCCGGGCCTGCGCCGAGGCGTCGCGCCCCGGCGAGGACGGCACCTGGATCACCGCCGAGATGCAGCGGGCCTACATCCGCCTGCACGAGCTCGGCCACGCGCACTCGACGGAGGCCTGGCGCGACGGGAAACTCGTGGGGGGCATCTACGGCGTCCGCGTGGGCCGCTGCTTCTGCGGCGAGTCCATGTTCCACGCCGAGACCGACGCCTCGAAGGTCGCCCTCGTCGCCCTCGTCGGGCGGCTCAAGGCCGAGGGCGTGACCATGATGGACTGCCAGGTCGCCAGCGGCCACATGCTCAGCCTGGGCGCCCGCGAGATCCCCCGCCGCCGGTTCCTCGAGGAGCTCGCCGCGGGGCTGCGGGCGGACGGATCCACGGAATGA
- the thpR gene encoding RNA 2',3'-cyclic phosphodiesterase, which translates to MPKSTRTFVAIALPPPAASRLRRLQEELAPAFPAARWSPGEAFHLTLAFLGDVLDSDLHAVCRRVAEAAAPLRPFELSLEGVGVFPDPRRPRVIWAGLTAPDLAPLQAAQRAVAEACKAAGYRPDDRFTPHVTLGRIRQDRRRPRPAPADAAPADDPTAPFRGWTGGSFRASSVVTFSSTLDPEGPVYTPLATAPFAGKKIDASP; encoded by the coding sequence ATGCCCAAGAGCACCCGCACGTTCGTCGCCATCGCCCTGCCCCCGCCGGCTGCCTCCCGGCTCAGGCGGCTCCAGGAGGAGCTCGCGCCGGCCTTCCCCGCGGCGCGGTGGTCGCCCGGCGAGGCGTTCCACCTGACCCTCGCCTTCCTCGGCGACGTCCTCGACTCCGACCTGCACGCCGTCTGCCGCCGGGTCGCCGAGGCCGCCGCCCCGCTCCGGCCCTTCGAGCTGTCCCTGGAGGGGGTCGGGGTCTTCCCCGACCCGAGGCGCCCCCGCGTCATCTGGGCCGGGCTGACCGCCCCGGACCTCGCCCCGCTCCAGGCCGCGCAGCGGGCCGTCGCGGAGGCCTGCAAGGCGGCCGGCTATCGCCCCGACGACCGCTTCACGCCCCACGTCACCCTGGGCCGGATCCGCCAGGACCGCCGCCGGCCCCGCCCGGCCCCCGCGGATGCCGCCCCGGCCGACGACCCGACCGCGCCGTTCCGGGGCTGGACCGGGGGCTCATTCCGCGCCTCGTCGGTCGTCACCTTCAGCTCCACGCTCGACCCCGAAGGCCCCGTCTACACGCCCCTTGCGACGGCCCCGTTCGCCGGGAAGAAAATCGACGCATCGCCTTGA
- the recA gene encoding recombinase RecA gives MAKRQATQEAKPAAQTAETKALNNAISQIEKAFGAGSIMKLGEGSHLEVEGVSTGALSLDLALGGKGLPRGRIVELFGPESSGKTTIALHAVANAQRNGGVAAFIDAEHALDPSWCKRLGVDIESLLVSQPGSAEEALQIAEMLVMSNAVDIVVVDSVAALVPKAEIEGEIGDSHVGLQARLMSQALRKLTGGVSRSKCVLIFINQIREKIGVMFGSPETTPGGRALKFYSSCRIDVRRIGPVKDGEEVTGSRVKVKVVKNKVAPPFRVCEFDMMYSHGISREGDLLDLALADKLVEKSGSWFNFGDLRLGQGRENAKQYLRDNPELADQISAQVIANRQGHVDTFLANGAADDGEPDEEE, from the coding sequence GTGGCCAAGCGACAAGCGACGCAAGAGGCCAAGCCGGCCGCGCAGACGGCCGAGACGAAGGCGCTGAACAACGCGATCAGCCAGATCGAGAAGGCCTTCGGCGCCGGGTCGATCATGAAGCTCGGGGAGGGGAGCCACCTCGAGGTGGAGGGGGTCTCGACGGGGGCGCTGTCGCTGGACCTGGCGCTGGGGGGCAAGGGGCTGCCCCGGGGCCGGATCGTGGAGCTGTTCGGGCCGGAGTCGAGCGGCAAGACGACGATCGCGCTGCACGCGGTGGCCAACGCGCAGCGGAACGGGGGCGTGGCGGCGTTCATCGACGCGGAGCACGCGCTGGATCCCTCGTGGTGCAAGCGGCTGGGCGTGGACATCGAGTCGCTCCTGGTCAGCCAGCCGGGCAGCGCCGAGGAGGCGCTCCAGATCGCCGAGATGCTGGTGATGTCCAACGCGGTGGACATCGTCGTGGTCGACTCGGTGGCGGCCCTGGTGCCCAAGGCGGAGATCGAGGGCGAGATCGGCGACAGCCACGTCGGCCTCCAGGCCCGGCTGATGTCGCAGGCGCTGCGGAAGCTGACCGGCGGCGTCTCGCGGTCGAAGTGCGTGCTGATCTTCATCAACCAGATCCGCGAGAAGATCGGCGTGATGTTCGGCAGCCCGGAGACGACGCCCGGCGGCCGGGCCTTGAAGTTCTACAGCTCGTGCCGGATCGACGTCCGCCGGATCGGCCCGGTGAAGGACGGCGAGGAGGTGACCGGGTCGCGGGTGAAGGTCAAGGTCGTCAAGAACAAGGTCGCCCCGCCGTTCCGGGTCTGCGAGTTCGACATGATGTACAGCCACGGCATCTCCCGCGAGGGGGACCTGCTGGACCTGGCGCTCGCCGACAAGCTCGTGGAGAAGTCGGGCTCCTGGTTCAACTTCGGCGACCTCCGCCTGGGCCAGGGCCGCGAGAACGCCAAGCAGTACCTCCGCGACAACCCCGAGCTGGCCGACCAGATCTCCGCCCAGGTCATCGCCAACCGCCAGGGCCACGTCGACACCTTCCTCGCCAACGGCGCGGCCGACGACGGCGAGCCGGACGAGGAAGAGTGA